GAGCTTGGCCGACGCGAACTCGGGCCGCACAGCCTGGGCCCAGCTGAAGCGCGTGAGGTCGACCCCCGACGCGAACACCAGCCCGCAGATGAATGCCACCGCCACAGCGGCGCCGAGCGTGATACGTGAGCGCATAGACATGTTGATCATTCCACCTGTGTGTCAGACTCTGTGTATTACCCGTGCGCCGGCAGTTGGTTCGCCGGCACGGCCGCGGATCGGAGCCACGCCAAAGACGTGGGCACCCCAAATGGACACATAACGGGGCGGCTTGGTTTCCGCGAGGGTGCGGCTGCAACGGCCGCGGGCGCCGGGATTCGTTCCCGGCGCCCGTGACCGCTCAACCCACGAATGTTTATTGTTTCTTGCTGTCGTCAACGATCTCGTAGTCGGCCTCGACCACGTCTTCGGGCTTCGCGCCCTCGGCGGCCGGCGCCCCTTCGGGTGCGGTGCCGCCCTCCGGAGCGGCCTGCGACTGCGCGTAGAACGACTGGCCCGCTTCGGCAAACGTTTTGGACAGTTCTTCCTGCGCGGCGCGGATCTCGGCCATGTCGTCACCGCGGAGCGCCTTGCGTGACCGCTCCACCGACCCGTCGAGCTTGGCCTTGAGGTCCGCCGGCAACTTGTCCGACCACTCCTTGGCGTTCTTCTCCACCTCGTAGGTCATGCTGTCCAGGCGGTTCCGCGTGTCGATCTCCTCACGCCGCGCCTTGTCGGCCTGCGCATTCTTCTCGGCGTCCTTGACCATGCGATCGACCTCGGAGTCCGACAGCCCGCTGGACGCCTCGATGCGGATCTTCTGCTCCTTGCCCGTGGCCTTGTCCTTGGCGCCCACGTGCAGGATGCCGTTGGCGTCGATGTCGAACGTGACCTCGACCTGCGGTACGCCGCGCGGAGCGGGCGGAATGCCCGTGAGCTGGAACTTGCCGATGGTGCGATTGTCGCGCGCCAACTCGCGTTCGCCCTGCAGCACGTGGATCTCGACCGTCGTCTGATTGTCGTCGGCGGTGGAGAACACCTCCGACTTCTTGGTCGGGATCGTGGTGTTGCGCGGGATCAGCACCGTGGTCACGCCACCCAGCGTCTCGATGCCCAGCGACAGCGGCGTCACGTCGAGCAACAGCACGTCCTTCTGCTCGCCGGTGAGCACCGCGCCCTGGACGGCGGCCCCGATGGCTACGACCTCGTCCGGGTTCACGCCCTTGTTGGGGTCCTTGCCGAAGAACTTCTTGACGATCTCCTGGATCTTCGGAATGCGCGTCGAGCCGCCGACGAGGAGGACCTCGTCGATCTCGTCGGGCTTGAGCCCGGCGTCCTTGAGCGCCTGCTCCATGGGCGGGATCGTGCGTTGGATGAGATCGTCCACCAGCTGCTCGAACTTGGCCCGCGAGAGCGTGTAGTTGAGGTGCTTGGGCCCGCTCGCATCGGCCGTGATGAAGGGGAGGTTGATGTCCGTGGACATCGTGCTCGACAACTCCATCTTGGCCTTCTCGGCGGCTTCCTTGAGGCGCTGGAGCGCCATGGGATCCTTGGAGAGGTCGATGCCCTGATCCTTCTTGAACTCGGCCACGATCCAGTCGATCACGCGCTGATCGAAGTCGTCGCCGCCAAGGTGCGTGTCGCCGTTGGTAGACTTGACTTCGAACTGTCGCGAGCCCTCAACGTCATACAGTTCGAGCACCGAGATGTCGTACGTGCCGCCACCCAGGTCGAAGACCGCGACCTTCTCATCCTTCTTCTTGTCGAGGCCGTACGCGAGTGCGGCGGCCGTCGGCTCGTTGATGATGCGCAGCACTTCCAGCCCGGCGATCTTGCCGGCGTCCTTCGTGGCCTGGCGCTGCGCGTCGTTGAAATAGGCGGGCACGGTGACGACCGCCTTGGACACCGAATGGCCGAGGTAGTCTTCCGCCGTCTGCTTCATTTTCTGCAGAATCATCGCCGAGATTTCGGGCGCGGTGAACCGCTTGCCCTGCACCTCGACCGTGGCCACGTCGTTCGTGCCAGCCACGACCTTGTACGGCACGCGCGAGATCTCGTTCTTCACCTCGCCCATCTTGCGTCCCATGAACCGCTTGATCGAGAACACGGTGTTCTGAGGATTGGTGACCGCCTGCCGCTTGGCGACCTGGCCGACGAGGCGCTCGCCATCCTTGGTGAACCCGACTACCGAAGGCGTCGTCCGACCACCCTCCGCGTTCGGAATCACGACGGGGTCGCCCCCCTCCATGACCGCCACGACCGAATTGGTGGTACCCAGATCGATGCCAATGACTTTGTCCGCCATTTCTTCCCCTGTGGGTGATGGACGGGGTGTTTATCCCCCGCCTGCACGGTTCCTTATGGCAAGAGGAGGGCCGCGCATCTGCGCCAGTCTGGCAGAGTCTGCCCCCATTTCGCATTGTGGTGTCTGACACTCTGGCGCCGCCGGCCGGCGGCTGACGCACCGGCAGGGGTGTCCGCGCGGCTTGGCAGCTTTCTCGACCCGGCAGACGCATGATTCCGCTCAGCGACGAAAACGTCTTGTTCCGTCAGCCGTTGATGACGTGGGCATTGCTCGCGGCGATGTTCGCGGTCTGGATCTTCGTGGAGGGGGCGGGCTTCAACGACGTCGCCCTGATGTCGGCCGTGTGCAACCTGGGGATGGTGCCCGGGGAGATCACGCACATGGCGCCGCTCGGGTATCAGCTGCCGCTGGCGCCGGGGCTCGCCTGTGTGATCGACAACTCGCGGATCAACATCTTCACACCGCTCATCTCGATCTTCCTCCACGGCGGATGGCTCCACATCCTCGGCAACGCCGTGTTCTTCTGGGTGTTCGCGCGGGCCGTGGAAGACACGATGGGACCGTGGCGGTTCCTGGCGTTCTTCCTGACGTGCGGCCTGATCGCGGCCGCGTCGCAGATCGCCTCCGATCCGGCGTCGCCCGTACCCACGGTGGGCGCGTCGGGAGCGATCTCGGGCGTGATGGGGGCGTATCTCGTGCTCTACCCGCGGGTGCGCATCCACATGCTGTTCATCTTCATCATCTTCTTCAAGGTCTTCCGCATTCCGGCGTGGATCGTGCTCATCTGGTGGTTCGGGGTGCAGGTACTCACGGCTCTGCCGTCGCTGTCGGCCCAGGGGCCCGACATCACCGGTGGGGTGGCGGTGTGGGCCCACGTAGGCGGGTTCCTCACGGGCTTGCTGCTCATCCGGGCGTTCGTGAAGCCGGAATTGATGGCCCAACGGGCGCAGATGATGCACGCCTACGAGGTGCCGTAGCCCGGACGATCCCCGACGGCCTGTCGGTCGAGTTCCCCTTCCCGCGTCCGGACCCTGGCCGGTAGCTTGCGGCACCCTACGATCCTTGGAAGCCCATGTTCGGTCGGCTCATCCCCCACGACGAGCAGTTCTTCACGGCCTTCAACCAGCTGGCCTCGCAGCTCGCGGCGGCAGCGCGGAAGTTGGTCCAGCTGTTCGACGATCCGGCTCACGCCTCGCACCACGTGCGTGCGCTCAAAGAGATCGAGCACGACGCCGACGAGCTCACGGCGGCGGTGAACGTGCGGCTCAACAAGAGCTTCATCACCCCGTTCGATCGCGAAGACATCCACATGCTGGTGTCGCGGCTGGATGACGTGGTGGACCTGATCGATGGGGCGGCACGGCGTTACGAGATGCTGCACATCAAAGACGTGCGGTCACAGGGGAAGGAGTTGGCGCGGGTGCTGGCCGAGGCCACCGACCACCTCCAGCAGGCCGTGGCGGCGATCAAGAAGCCGGCCGAAGTGGAGCGCCAGGTGGCGGCCGTGAAACGGCTGGAGGAGGAAGCGGACACGATCTACCATGACGCGGTGGGGTCGCTGTTCGCCAATGGCGATGATGCGATAGACGTCCTCCGGTGGAAGGAGATGTATGACACCCTCGAACGCACCACCGACTATTGCATGCGCGTGGCCCAGGTGTTGCGGAGCATCTCTCTCAAGAACGCCTGACGTGGCCGCGTTCGTCGTCGCGATCATCGCGGTCGCGCTGGTCTTCGATTTCAGCAACGGGTTCCACGATTCGGCGAATTCCATCGCCACGATCGTTGGCACCCGCGTATTGAGCCCGCTCGCCGCCGTCGTGTGGGCGGCGGCGTTCAACTTCGCGGCCCTGTTCGTGGTCAAGACGGCGGTCGCCACGGCCATCGGCTCGGGAATGGTCGAGCAGAGCATCGTGACGCCGAACTTGATTCTCGCCGCCCTGCTCGGCGCCATCGCCTGGAATCTCGTCACCTGGTATTTCGGCATTCCCTCCAGCTCGTCGCACGCGCTCATCGGCGGGTATGCCGGCGCGGCGATCTCGAAAGCCGGCGTGGGAGCGATTCTCTGGGGCATCAAGTGGAAGCAGACGCTGGCCTTCATCGTGATCTCGCCGATTGTCGGGCTCGGCGCGGGCTTCCTGTTGATGGTGCTGGTGTACCGGATCTTCCGCCGCAGCGCTCCAGCAAGAGTGGACCGATTCTTTCGTCATGCGCAGCTCGCCAGCTCGGCGCTGCTCTCGCTGTCGCATGGCGGCAACGACGCCCAGAAGACCATGGGGATCGTCGTGGCTCTGCTCGTGGCTACACAGCCGGTATTCGTGCACCAGACCGGCGTGCTGCACCACCTGTACGTGACCAACGGCAAGATCATTCCGTTGTGGGTGGAGATCTTCGCCTATACCTCGATCTCGCTGGGCACGCTGTTCGGCGGATGGCGCATCGTGCACACCATGGGCTCGCGGATCACCAAGCTCCGGCCGGTGGGCGGGTTCTGCGCCGAAACGGGAGGGGCGGTCGCGATCCTGCTCGCCACCCGGTTCGGTATTCCGGTAAGCACCACGCATACGATCACCGGATCCATAGTCGGTGTGGGTGCCACGCACCGGCTGTCGGCGGTCCGGTGGGGGATCGCCGGCCGGATCGTTTGGGCCTGGGTGCTCACCATCCCGGCCGCAGGTGCCCTTGCCGCTGTGGGTTACATCGTGCTTCGGGCGTTTCTCGGGGCGTGACGAGGGAGTGACGTCCCCGAAACGGGACAGTTACATCGGCGCGTGCGGGGTATAATAGGGTAAGAGGACCGTCCCTTGCCGCCACTCATGACCGCCGCTCCCACCCCGTCGCTGTTCTTCAACCGCGAGCTCAGTTGGCTTGCGTTCAATCAGCGCGTGCTTCACGAGGCCGAGGACGACCGCAATCCGTTACTGGAACGGTTGAAGTTCCTGGCCATCTTCGCCAACAACCTCGACGAGTTCATCATGGTGCGGGTGGCGGGGCTGCGCCGGCAGGTGGCGGCCGGCGTACAGCAGACCCCCCCCGACGGACTGACGCCGCAGGAGCAGTTGGACGCGTTGGGCCGCAAGATCGGCGAATTGGTGGCGGCGCAGAACGCGTGCCTGGCGGAATTGCTCGCCCGTCTTGCCGACCAGGGGGTGCGGCTGGCGCCGGTGGACGAGTTGTCGGATGCCGAGCGGCGGGACATGGATGCGTACTTCCGGCGCGAAGTGTTCCCGGTGCTCACGCCGCTCGTGGTGGACCCCGGGCATCCGTTTCCGCACATCTCCAATCTCTCCATTTCGCTGGCCGTGGAGATCCGCGATCCCGATACGGGCGCGGTGCGGTTCGCGCGGGTGAAGGTGCCGAAGAGTCTGCCGCGGTGGGTGCCCATCGAGGGGCGCACGCACCAGTTCGTGCCTCTCGAGAATCTGGTGGGCTCGCACCTCGAAGCGCTGTTCCCCGGGGTGGACGTGCTCGATTGGTACGCGTTTCGGATCACGCGGTACTCCGACCTCGAGCTGCCGGAGTTCCTGGACGAGCCCGAGGACCTGCTGGCGACGATCGAGGAGCAGGTGTTCAAGCGCCGATTCGGCGAGGTGATCCGGCTCGAGGTCGTGGACCAGATGCCGGCCCACCTGCGCCAGCTGCTGCTCGAGGAGTTGCGCGCCGAGCGCGATCTTCCGGTGGGGGCGCTCACCGAGCGCGACGTGTTCGAGGCCGGGTCGCTGCTGGGGCTGGGCGACCTGATCTCGCTCACTTCGCTGGACCTGCCGGCGCTCCGCGATCAGCCGTTCGTGCCCAACACGCCGGCCGCGTTGCGCGACGCGTCGCGCTCGATCTTCGACGTGATCCGCGAGCGCGACATGCTGGTGCACCATCCATTCGACTCGTTCACCGCCACGGTAGAACGATTCATCGAAGAGGCGGCACGCGACGACCAGGTGCTGGCCATCAAGATGACGCTGTACCGGACGTCGGGCGACTCGCAGATCGTGGACGCACTCACCGAAGCCGCGCAGCGCGGCAAGCAGGTGGCGGTGCTGGTGGAACTGAAGGCGCGGTTCGACGAGGCGAACAACATCAACTGGGCGCGGCAGCTCGAAGAGGTGGGCGTCCACGTGGCCTATGGCGCGGCCACGCTCAAGACGCACGCCAAGACGCTGCTCGTGGTGCGGCGCGAGGCCGATGGCATCCGTCGCTACGTCCACATCGGCAGCGGCAACTACAATTCGCGCACGGCGCGCGTGTACACCGACGTCGGCCTGTTCACCTGCAGTCCGGTGATCGCGGACGACGTGACGGAACTGTTCAACGCGCTCACCGGATTCTCGCGCAAGCACAACTATCAGGCGCTGCTCGTAGCGCCGATGTCGTTGCGGACGCGGTTCATCGAGTTGTTGGAACGCGAATCCGCCCATGCGCGGGCGGGCCGGCCGGCGCGCGTGTTCGCGAAAATGAACGCGCTCGTGGACGAGGAGATCATCCGGGCGCTCTATACCGCGTCACAGGCCGGCGTGGAGATCGATCTCATCATCCGCGGCATCTGCTGCCTGCGGCCCGGCATTCCCGGAGTGAGCGACCGCATCCGGGTTCGGAGCATCATCGGCCGGTTCCTGGAGCACTCACGCCTCTGGTACGTCGCCAACGGCGGCGCCGGCCAGTACTTCCTGGGGTCCGCCGACTGGATGCCGCGCAACTTCGATCGCCGCGTCGAAGCCGTGGCGCCGGTCGAGGATCGCACGCTGCACCCGCGGCTGCAGGCGCTGTTCGACACGCTGCTCGCGGACAACCGGCAGGCGTGGGAACTCGACGCGGACGGCGTCTGGCACCAGCGGATGCCCGCCGGGGCGGTGCGCGCGACGCACGTGACCCTGCTGCGCGATTCGTGGGGACGGTCGCCGGCCGAGGTGAGCGAGGATCAGGCGGCGGCGTCCCAGCCCGCTGAGACTCGGACCTAATCCAGCTCCGTGGCCACGGTCGCCGAGGAGTGCACGGCGCCGTCGGGCGTCACGATCTCCACGGGACGCTTGGCCACCTTGGCCAGCAGGTCGCTCTTGCGGTGCGCGCCCCACACTTCCAGCCGCAGCCCGCGCCGCTGCCGCGCCGGCACGGGCGTGATGCGCACGGCGCGGGCCATCCATCGCACGCGCAGGCTGCGCACGACGCCCATATGACCGCGGTCCAGGCCGTCGGCCACCCGCAGCAGGGCGGCCAATCGCCGGATGCGCTTGCGCACGCCGGGTGACAGGTGGGCCAGGTTCTCGTCGCGTTTGCGCGGCGGCTTGCCTCGATGATAGCGGGCGATGTTGGCCACCATCACCTGTTCGCCCGGCGACACGCCGAGCAGGTCGGCGTGCAGGATGAGGTGATACGAATGCTTCTGGTGGCCGCGGAAGCCGATGTGGTACCCCACGTCGTGGAGTAGCGCGGCGTCGGCCAGGATCTGGCGGTCTTCGGGCGGGCAGTCGAGGCGCGCCCCGATGGCGTCGAACAGTTGCAGGGCAAGCGTGCGCACGTGCTCGGCGTGCACGGCGTCGTAGTGACAGCGCACGCCGAAATCGCGCACCGACCGCTCGCGTGCCTGGCCGGGATCGACCACGGCGGGCTTCACGCGCGCGGCTTCGAGCAGGAGTCCCTCGCGGATCCCGTACGCCGACACTTGGAGGGTCCGGGCTTCGAGCCGCGACATCACCTCCATCCCGGTCGCGATGCCGGCCAGGATGATGTCGGCGCGCCCGGCGTTGAGCCCGGGAACGCCGCGGCGCTCGGCCGGGGTGAGCCCGGCCAGCAGCTCCAGGACGCGCTCCATGTCGACGTGCGGAATGGCCGTGCCGTGCACGCTCCGCGCCGATGTCATGCCCTGCCGCGCGAGGTGGATGCCGGCGAGGTTGGTGAACGTTCCGCCCGAGCCGATGATGCGCGCGCCGCGCCACTCGCGGATGGGCAGGTGCGGGCGGATCTCTTCGCGCACGAAGCGCCGCAGCTTGGCCAGCCCCTTCCGCTGATCGCGCCCCACGAGAAAGCGCTCGGTGAGCCGGAGGGCGCCGAGCGGAAGCGACGCCAGATGCTCCACCACGCCGTCGGAGCTGAGCGCGAGTTCCAGCGAGCCACCGCCGATGTCCATGACGACCACGCGGCCGGCGCCGAGTTCGAAGTGCGCCAGCGCGCTGCGAAAGGCGAGGCGCGCTTCCTGCTCGCCACTCAGCACGCGTACGCGAAGCCCGGTGGCTCGCCGCACTTCGGCCACGAAGGCGTCTCCGTTGGAGGCTTCGCGTACCGCGCTCGTGGCCACGACCTCGATCCGGTTCGCGCGTTGCTGGCGGGCGAGCATCGTCATGCGGCGCAGGGCATCGAGCGCGCGCGCGATGGCGCCG
This DNA window, taken from Gemmatimonadaceae bacterium, encodes the following:
- the ppk1 gene encoding polyphosphate kinase 1, whose product is MTAAPTPSLFFNRELSWLAFNQRVLHEAEDDRNPLLERLKFLAIFANNLDEFIMVRVAGLRRQVAAGVQQTPPDGLTPQEQLDALGRKIGELVAAQNACLAELLARLADQGVRLAPVDELSDAERRDMDAYFRREVFPVLTPLVVDPGHPFPHISNLSISLAVEIRDPDTGAVRFARVKVPKSLPRWVPIEGRTHQFVPLENLVGSHLEALFPGVDVLDWYAFRITRYSDLELPEFLDEPEDLLATIEEQVFKRRFGEVIRLEVVDQMPAHLRQLLLEELRAERDLPVGALTERDVFEAGSLLGLGDLISLTSLDLPALRDQPFVPNTPAALRDASRSIFDVIRERDMLVHHPFDSFTATVERFIEEAARDDQVLAIKMTLYRTSGDSQIVDALTEAAQRGKQVAVLVELKARFDEANNINWARQLEEVGVHVAYGAATLKTHAKTLLVVRREADGIRRYVHIGSGNYNSRTARVYTDVGLFTCSPVIADDVTELFNALTGFSRKHNYQALLVAPMSLRTRFIELLERESAHARAGRPARVFAKMNALVDEEIIRALYTASQAGVEIDLIIRGICCLRPGIPGVSDRIRVRSIIGRFLEHSRLWYVANGGAGQYFLGSADWMPRNFDRRVEAVAPVEDRTLHPRLQALFDTLLADNRQAWELDADGVWHQRMPAGAVRATHVTLLRDSWGRSPAEVSEDQAAASQPAETRT
- the dnaK gene encoding molecular chaperone DnaK, with amino-acid sequence MADKVIGIDLGTTNSVVAVMEGGDPVVIPNAEGGRTTPSVVGFTKDGERLVGQVAKRQAVTNPQNTVFSIKRFMGRKMGEVKNEISRVPYKVVAGTNDVATVEVQGKRFTAPEISAMILQKMKQTAEDYLGHSVSKAVVTVPAYFNDAQRQATKDAGKIAGLEVLRIINEPTAAALAYGLDKKKDEKVAVFDLGGGTYDISVLELYDVEGSRQFEVKSTNGDTHLGGDDFDQRVIDWIVAEFKKDQGIDLSKDPMALQRLKEAAEKAKMELSSTMSTDINLPFITADASGPKHLNYTLSRAKFEQLVDDLIQRTIPPMEQALKDAGLKPDEIDEVLLVGGSTRIPKIQEIVKKFFGKDPNKGVNPDEVVAIGAAVQGAVLTGEQKDVLLLDVTPLSLGIETLGGVTTVLIPRNTTIPTKKSEVFSTADDNQTTVEIHVLQGERELARDNRTIGKFQLTGIPPAPRGVPQVEVTFDIDANGILHVGAKDKATGKEQKIRIEASSGLSDSEVDRMVKDAEKNAQADKARREEIDTRNRLDSMTYEVEKNAKEWSDKLPADLKAKLDGSVERSRKALRGDDMAEIRAAQEELSKTFAEAGQSFYAQSQAAPEGGTAPEGAPAAEGAKPEDVVEADYEIVDDSKKQ
- a CDS encoding inorganic phosphate transporter is translated as MAAFVVAIIAVALVFDFSNGFHDSANSIATIVGTRVLSPLAAVVWAAAFNFAALFVVKTAVATAIGSGMVEQSIVTPNLILAALLGAIAWNLVTWYFGIPSSSSHALIGGYAGAAISKAGVGAILWGIKWKQTLAFIVISPIVGLGAGFLLMVLVYRIFRRSAPARVDRFFRHAQLASSALLSLSHGGNDAQKTMGIVVALLVATQPVFVHQTGVLHHLYVTNGKIIPLWVEIFAYTSISLGTLFGGWRIVHTMGSRITKLRPVGGFCAETGGAVAILLATRFGIPVSTTHTITGSIVGVGATHRLSAVRWGIAGRIVWAWVLTIPAAGALAAVGYIVLRAFLGA
- a CDS encoding DUF47 family protein, producing MFGRLIPHDEQFFTAFNQLASQLAAAARKLVQLFDDPAHASHHVRALKEIEHDADELTAAVNVRLNKSFITPFDREDIHMLVSRLDDVVDLIDGAARRYEMLHIKDVRSQGKELARVLAEATDHLQQAVAAIKKPAEVERQVAAVKRLEEEADTIYHDAVGSLFANGDDAIDVLRWKEMYDTLERTTDYCMRVAQVLRSISLKNA
- a CDS encoding rhomboid family intramembrane serine protease, whose translation is MIPLSDENVLFRQPLMTWALLAAMFAVWIFVEGAGFNDVALMSAVCNLGMVPGEITHMAPLGYQLPLAPGLACVIDNSRINIFTPLISIFLHGGWLHILGNAVFFWVFARAVEDTMGPWRFLAFFLTCGLIAAASQIASDPASPVPTVGASGAISGVMGAYLVLYPRVRIHMLFIFIIFFKVFRIPAWIVLIWWFGVQVLTALPSLSAQGPDITGGVAVWAHVGGFLTGLLLIRAFVKPELMAQRAQMMHAYEVP
- a CDS encoding Ppx/GppA phosphatase family protein, yielding GRPQRIAAIDIGSNSIRQILADVWPDGRIQIVDELKAAPRLGSGLAAHARLDDGAIARALDALRRMTMLARQQRANRIEVVATSAVREASNGDAFVAEVRRATGLRVRVLSGEQEARLAFRSALAHFELGAGRVVVMDIGGGSLELALSSDGVVEHLASLPLGALRLTERFLVGRDQRKGLAKLRRFVREEIRPHLPIREWRGARIIGSGGTFTNLAGIHLARQGMTSARSVHGTAIPHVDMERVLELLAGLTPAERRGVPGLNAGRADIILAGIATGMEVMSRLEARTLQVSAYGIREGLLLEAARVKPAVVDPGQARERSVRDFGVRCHYDAVHAEHVRTLALQLFDAIGARLDCPPEDRQILADAALLHDVGYHIGFRGHQKHSYHLILHADLLGVSPGEQVMVANIARYHRGKPPRKRDENLAHLSPGVRKRIRRLAALLRVADGLDRGHMGVVRSLRVRWMARAVRITPVPARQRRGLRLEVWGAHRKSDLLAKVAKRPVEIVTPDGAVHSSATVATELD